The following proteins are co-located in the Frigidibacter mobilis genome:
- a CDS encoding SDR family NAD(P)-dependent oxidoreductase has product MSEAKSRRYASDLMAGQVALVTGSGSGMGRATAIEMASCGARLALFARREEPLEETAEMIRAAGGEAFVVPGDTRDEDSIEAAMGRIKDHYGQLDVLVNNAGGQYIAPARDITNKGFEAVIRNNLIGSWQMTRAAADHFMYDNGGSVVFVTAISARTALTGFTHTVAARAGVTGMMKTLAAEWGEYGIRLNCVAPGTIKTDALGRYPIPPEQWKKLNRSVLNRMGAAEDIAGTIIFLASKLGGFITGEDIYVDGGETLHMGHDARDMINPAMFEKRERGDGKNE; this is encoded by the coding sequence ATGAGCGAAGCGAAATCAAGGCGTTACGCGTCCGATCTCATGGCGGGCCAGGTTGCCCTGGTCACGGGGTCCGGATCTGGAATGGGCCGGGCGACGGCGATCGAAATGGCCTCTTGCGGGGCCAGGCTTGCGCTGTTCGCGCGCCGCGAAGAGCCGCTGGAAGAGACCGCCGAAATGATCCGGGCGGCGGGGGGCGAGGCCTTTGTCGTGCCCGGAGACACCCGCGACGAAGACAGTATCGAAGCTGCGATGGGGCGGATCAAGGACCACTATGGGCAGTTGGATGTTTTGGTGAACAATGCTGGCGGCCAGTATATCGCACCCGCCCGCGATATCACCAACAAGGGCTTCGAAGCCGTGATCCGCAACAACCTGATCGGGTCTTGGCAGATGACCCGGGCAGCGGCGGATCACTTCATGTACGACAACGGTGGATCGGTTGTATTTGTTACCGCCATCTCGGCGCGCACCGCGCTTACCGGCTTTACACACACCGTCGCCGCACGCGCCGGTGTAACGGGCATGATGAAAACGCTGGCCGCCGAATGGGGCGAGTACGGCATCCGGCTGAACTGCGTCGCACCGGGCACGATCAAGACCGATGCGCTTGGCCGCTATCCGATTCCGCCGGAACAGTGGAAAAAGCTGAACCGCTCGGTCCTGAACCGGATGGGGGCGGCCGAGGACATCGCTGGCACGATCATTTTCCTGGCCTCGAAACTTGGCGGTTTCATCACCGGAGAAGACATTTATGTAGACGGCGGTGAGACCTTGCACATGGGTCATGACGCGCGGGACATGATCAACCCCGCGATGTTCGAGAAACGCGAACGGGGAGATGGCAAGAATGAGTAA
- a CDS encoding acetyl-CoA carboxylase biotin carboxylase subunit has product MTISKLLVANRGEIAARVLRTAKARGLATAVLRHTSEQKGPAHLIADEIVTIDGPTPVAAYLDIPQIVEAAERIGADAVHPGYGFLSENAGFVAALEKAGVTFVGPTSEVIDLMGDKVRARAFVEERGFPVAPSAIEDDDPASFVERARAVGYPLLIKPSAGGGGKGMRVVREDSALETEIETARREGERYFGDGRLFVERYIERPRHIEVQVMGDGQGNVVHFWERECSIQRRFQKIIEETPSPALTPEQRDEICETAAGIARAVKYRGAGTVEFIYAQDGAFYFLEMNTRLQVEHPVTELVTGFDLVAEQLRIAAGEGLSTAQADIPQNGHSIELRICAEDATADFRPAIGDILLLDEPSGPGVRVDSGILSGGKVTTGFDPMLSKLIVHGADRPEAIARARQAVRNYVILGVTTNTGYLDAILAHPDFAAGNFSTSFLGEQAQTLTAPGEDVSHLLIAAAALSDERLVSDVMQIPEMYRKMGGWRN; this is encoded by the coding sequence ATGACCATTTCGAAACTCCTGGTCGCCAATCGGGGTGAGATCGCGGCGCGCGTGTTGCGCACCGCCAAGGCCCGAGGCCTTGCGACGGCTGTGCTGCGCCATACCTCGGAGCAGAAGGGGCCCGCCCACCTGATTGCCGACGAGATCGTGACCATCGATGGCCCGACGCCCGTGGCCGCCTATCTGGATATTCCTCAGATTGTCGAAGCCGCCGAAAGGATCGGCGCGGACGCGGTGCATCCCGGCTATGGCTTTCTGTCAGAGAATGCCGGTTTTGTCGCGGCGCTGGAAAAAGCCGGAGTGACCTTTGTCGGCCCGACGTCCGAGGTTATCGACCTGATGGGCGACAAGGTCCGAGCGCGCGCCTTTGTCGAGGAACGCGGATTTCCCGTCGCACCCTCGGCGATCGAGGATGACGATCCGGCGAGCTTTGTCGAACGCGCCCGCGCCGTGGGCTATCCGCTGCTGATCAAACCGTCGGCCGGCGGTGGTGGCAAGGGCATGCGCGTCGTGCGCGAGGACAGCGCATTGGAGACCGAAATCGAAACCGCGCGACGCGAAGGCGAACGATATTTCGGCGACGGGCGGCTTTTCGTCGAACGCTATATCGAACGCCCGCGCCATATCGAGGTGCAGGTGATGGGCGACGGACAGGGCAACGTGGTCCATTTCTGGGAACGTGAATGTTCGATCCAACGCCGGTTCCAGAAGATCATCGAGGAAACGCCGTCACCGGCGCTGACCCCCGAGCAACGGGATGAGATCTGCGAGACCGCTGCCGGAATTGCCCGTGCCGTCAAATACCGCGGGGCGGGGACCGTCGAATTCATCTATGCACAGGACGGGGCCTTTTATTTCCTGGAGATGAACACCCGCCTTCAGGTCGAACATCCGGTGACCGAACTGGTGACCGGCTTCGATCTGGTCGCCGAACAGCTGCGTATCGCGGCGGGCGAGGGGCTGAGCACCGCGCAGGCGGATATTCCACAGAACGGACACTCTATCGAACTGCGCATCTGTGCCGAGGACGCGACGGCCGATTTTCGCCCCGCGATCGGGGATATCCTGCTGCTGGACGAACCCTCTGGCCCCGGCGTGCGCGTGGACAGCGGCATTCTGAGCGGCGGCAAGGTGACGACCGGTTTCGACCCGATGCTGTCCAAGCTGATCGTACATGGGGCCGACCGTCCCGAGGCCATCGCACGCGCGCGACAGGCCGTGAGGAACTACGTCATCCTCGGGGTGACGACGAACACTGGTTACCTGGATGCGATCCTTGCCCATCCTGACTTTGCCGCAGGCAACTTTTCGACCAGCTTCTTGGGCGAGCAGGCCCAGACGCTGACCGCGCCGGGCGAGGATGTGTCCCACCTGTTGATTGCGGCGGCGGCCCTATCGGACGAGCGCCTGGTGAGTGATGTAATGCAGATACCGGAAATGTACCGCAAGATGGGTGGGTGGAGAAACTGA
- a CDS encoding enoyl-CoA hydratase-related protein produces the protein MSKHPVLLEISDRIATVTLNDPERRNPVTGNDMIAVLLETFAKVQADPQVSVMILTGADPAFCAGGDIKEMNDPDSVFRKEPLAAAQSYVDGVQRLPQALYNMDIPTIAAVNGPAVGAGCDLTMMCDMRIASEKAKFGEVFLNLGIIPGDAGSWFLLRRLGHQKAADLTFSGRMVGAEEALELGMVLELVPHEKLMGRARERAAVIAAKPPRAVRVAKRLMRNAERMDLPDFLNSAAAYQALMHQTEDHHEAVAAFIEKRKPNFTGR, from the coding sequence ATGAGTAAACACCCAGTCCTTCTGGAGATTTCCGACAGGATCGCCACGGTCACGCTGAACGACCCGGAGCGGCGCAACCCGGTCACCGGAAACGACATGATCGCTGTCCTTCTGGAGACCTTCGCCAAGGTGCAGGCCGATCCTCAGGTCAGCGTGATGATCCTGACCGGCGCCGACCCGGCCTTTTGTGCCGGCGGCGACATCAAGGAAATGAACGATCCCGACAGCGTGTTCCGCAAGGAGCCGCTGGCGGCGGCGCAGAGCTATGTCGACGGGGTGCAGCGCCTGCCACAGGCGCTCTATAACATGGACATTCCCACCATCGCCGCAGTCAATGGCCCGGCGGTTGGCGCGGGGTGTGACCTGACCATGATGTGCGACATGCGCATCGCATCGGAGAAAGCAAAGTTCGGCGAGGTGTTTCTGAATCTCGGAATCATTCCGGGCGATGCGGGCAGCTGGTTCCTGTTGCGTCGTCTGGGCCACCAGAAGGCCGCCGATCTGACCTTCTCAGGGCGCATGGTCGGGGCCGAAGAGGCGCTGGAGCTTGGCATGGTGCTTGAACTTGTGCCCCATGAAAAATTGATGGGACGGGCCCGCGAACGGGCCGCCGTCATCGCAGCGAAACCACCGCGTGCGGTGCGCGTCGCCAAGCGTCTGATGCGCAATGCCGAACGGATGGATCTACCGGATTTCCTGAATTCTGCGGCGGCCTATCAGGCGCTCATGCATCAGACCGAAGACCATCACGAGGCGGTTGCTGCGTTCATCGAGAAACGAAAACCCAACTTTACAGGGCGCTAA
- a CDS encoding acyl-CoA dehydrogenase family protein, protein MNKQLRNDTALPTHFMTDEQQALADQAGKFFMSEFHHLNAEMDDTDDLPSSVFPKLGEMGYLGLNVPPEFGGAGLDFTSACIITEQLSRSSAAIGLTHVAHDNLCVNNIYRNANDELRRKYLPGLCDGTLVGALGLTEPGAGSDALGSMRTTAKKDGDDYILNGAKIYITNGPIADLVLVYAKTSPEKGAKGISAFIVETDTPGFKVAQKLNKMGFRGSPTGELVFEDCRVPARNMVGKLDGGVAVTMSGLDLERAIVCFNALGIAQRALDISIDYAKTRQQFGKPIASFQMVQAMLADMYTQIEAARSLSLRTAAMCEGLEEGEGGRGEIHKLTAAAIYKAAEATSFVLDKAVQIHGGSGYMRDTEVNRLYRTGRVLEVGAGTQEVRKLIISGELLKN, encoded by the coding sequence ATGAACAAGCAACTGCGCAACGACACCGCTCTGCCAACACATTTCATGACGGACGAACAGCAGGCCCTGGCCGATCAGGCCGGCAAGTTCTTCATGTCCGAATTCCACCATCTGAATGCGGAAATGGACGATACTGATGACCTGCCGTCTTCGGTTTTCCCCAAGCTGGGCGAAATGGGCTACCTGGGACTGAACGTGCCGCCGGAATTCGGCGGCGCTGGTTTGGATTTTACCTCGGCCTGTATCATCACCGAACAGCTGTCGCGATCCTCTGCGGCCATCGGACTGACCCATGTGGCGCACGACAACCTCTGCGTCAATAATATCTATCGCAACGCCAATGACGAGTTGCGCCGAAAATACCTGCCAGGTCTGTGCGACGGCACGCTGGTGGGAGCCCTGGGTCTGACCGAACCCGGCGCGGGGTCTGATGCGCTTGGCTCGATGCGGACCACGGCCAAAAAGGATGGCGACGACTACATCCTGAACGGCGCCAAGATCTACATCACCAACGGACCGATTGCCGATCTGGTCCTGGTCTATGCCAAGACTTCGCCGGAAAAGGGGGCCAAGGGTATTTCCGCTTTCATCGTGGAAACCGACACGCCCGGTTTCAAGGTGGCGCAGAAGCTCAACAAGATGGGATTCCGCGGCTCGCCGACGGGCGAACTGGTGTTCGAAGATTGCCGCGTTCCGGCCAGAAACATGGTCGGCAAGCTGGATGGCGGCGTTGCCGTTACCATGTCCGGGCTTGATCTGGAACGTGCCATCGTCTGTTTCAACGCACTGGGCATTGCGCAGCGGGCGCTGGATATTTCCATCGATTACGCCAAGACACGCCAGCAGTTCGGCAAGCCGATCGCCAGTTTTCAGATGGTGCAGGCGATGCTGGCCGACATGTATACCCAGATCGAGGCGGCGCGCAGCCTGTCCTTGCGCACCGCGGCCATGTGTGAGGGCCTCGAAGAGGGCGAAGGCGGGCGCGGCGAAATCCACAAGCTCACCGCTGCGGCGATCTACAAGGCCGCTGAGGCGACATCCTTCGTGCTGGACAAAGCTGTCCAGATTCACGGCGGCTCGGGTTACATGCGTGATACAGAAGTGAACCGGCTGTACCGGACCGGTCGCGTGCTTGAGGTCGGCGCAGGCACCCAGGAGGTTCGCAAACTCATCATCTCTGGCGAATTGCTGAAGAACTAG
- a CDS encoding enoyl-CoA hydratase-related protein, with translation MTESVVQSQALGKEVRITIRRPDNRNALNREVADGIMAAIYAAERDSDCRVIVLTGEGERAFCAGGDIKAGADGGPFVQDPADPDHFAGRLFETIQACRKPTIARINGVAMGAGAGIICACDLAVMADHARIGTPEVKVGLFPMTIVPPMMRVLPRRRLMEMFITGVPLTAEEALQFNLVNYVTDAAGLDDKVAELVAQIAAQSPSAIRLGKYACHAMEDMTYPQQMRFAETLLPRVAQTEDAREGFDAFIAKRKPEWTGR, from the coding sequence ATGACTGAGAGCGTTGTTCAATCGCAGGCGCTCGGCAAAGAAGTGCGTATCACGATTCGACGTCCTGATAATCGAAATGCCCTCAACCGTGAGGTCGCGGACGGGATCATGGCCGCCATATATGCCGCCGAGAGGGACAGCGATTGCCGCGTGATCGTTCTGACCGGCGAGGGCGAGCGCGCCTTCTGTGCCGGGGGCGACATCAAGGCGGGGGCGGATGGCGGCCCGTTTGTTCAGGATCCGGCGGACCCGGATCATTTTGCCGGAAGGTTGTTCGAGACGATACAGGCGTGCCGAAAGCCAACGATCGCGCGCATCAATGGCGTCGCGATGGGGGCGGGGGCGGGCATCATCTGTGCCTGCGATCTGGCTGTGATGGCGGATCATGCCCGCATCGGAACGCCGGAAGTGAAGGTGGGTCTGTTTCCCATGACGATCGTGCCACCCATGATGCGCGTGCTGCCCCGGCGGAGGCTGATGGAGATGTTCATCACCGGCGTTCCTCTGACGGCCGAGGAGGCCCTGCAGTTCAATCTGGTCAACTATGTGACAGATGCCGCGGGGTTGGACGACAAGGTTGCAGAACTGGTTGCCCAGATTGCTGCGCAGTCGCCGAGCGCGATCCGGCTGGGAAAATACGCTTGTCACGCGATGGAGGACATGACCTATCCGCAGCAGATGCGGTTTGCAGAAACACTGTTACCGCGAGTAGCGCAGACCGAAGACGCGCGCGAAGGCTTCGATGCCTTCATTGCGAAGCGCAAACCTGAATGGACGGGCCGCTGA
- a CDS encoding acetyl-CoA carboxylase biotin carboxyl carrier protein subunit, with protein MEKLMQRIFQIDGAEIECWLGHDGSRFVLHTPEGALPCSLEPTGVPGGYVLRAGDAVRGLRLAAGPDTTFVHLNGRPHEIGRIDPAQRLASSDGGAADDRILAPMPGVVVLIAVKPGDAVREGQTLLVIESMKLETSLTAPRDGVVAEMPFATGDSFGLKAVLAQLAPEEE; from the coding sequence GTGGAGAAACTGATGCAACGGATTTTTCAGATCGACGGCGCTGAGATCGAATGCTGGTTGGGCCACGATGGCAGCCGGTTCGTGCTGCACACACCCGAGGGCGCGCTTCCCTGCAGTCTGGAGCCGACGGGTGTGCCGGGGGGCTACGTCCTTCGGGCAGGGGACGCGGTGCGCGGGCTCCGGCTTGCTGCCGGACCGGATACGACCTTCGTGCATCTGAATGGCCGGCCCCATGAGATCGGGCGGATCGATCCGGCCCAGCGTTTGGCATCCAGCGACGGCGGTGCCGCCGACGACCGCATCCTCGCGCCGATGCCGGGGGTTGTGGTCTTGATCGCGGTGAAGCCGGGCGATGCGGTCAGGGAAGGACAGACGCTTCTTGTCATCGAAAGCATGAAGCTGGAGACCAGCCTGACCGCGCCGCGCGACGGGGTGGTCGCCGAAATGCCATTTGCCACAGGCGACAGTTTCGGGCTGAAGGCCGTTCTCGCCCAGCTGGCCCCGGAAGAGGAGTAA
- a CDS encoding acyl-CoA dehydrogenase family protein, which translates to MCLILVNTADDIFREDDMTTQSEAISADLEAIRANYSLTDEQRQIVDHVDRVAREVLHPLQARMDDEEWWPDDLFKQMGELGLLGITAPEELGGSGQNEFTQALVSEVISKWNPAVGLSHGAHDNLCLNNLLRNGSEEQVRKYVPGLCSGDLVGALGLTEPGAGSDALGSMATTARRDGDDYVINGSKIYITNGPIADVILLYAKTDKSKGAKGISAFIIETDNPGFKVAQKLDKMGFRGSPTGELVFEDCRVPASAMVGQENTGVSVVMSGLDLERAMVASVCVGMAERALELGLEYAKIREQFGKPIASFQMMQSKLAEIYTEVETARAFSYRALAACTGLPKGAGGRGEIHKLTAAACLYAGEAFNKAVTEACHIHGGSGYMQDTEINRLFRANKLLEIGAGTSEVRKIIIAEELLRA; encoded by the coding sequence ATGTGTTTGATTTTGGTCAACACTGCGGACGACATTTTTCGGGAGGATGATATGACCACTCAAAGTGAGGCCATCTCGGCTGATCTGGAAGCCATCAGGGCGAACTATTCTTTGACCGATGAGCAACGTCAGATTGTCGATCACGTGGATCGGGTAGCGCGCGAGGTCCTGCACCCGCTGCAGGCGCGCATGGATGACGAGGAATGGTGGCCCGATGATCTGTTCAAGCAGATGGGCGAGCTGGGCCTGCTGGGGATTACCGCGCCCGAAGAGCTTGGCGGATCGGGGCAGAACGAATTCACCCAGGCGCTGGTATCCGAGGTTATCTCGAAATGGAATCCGGCTGTGGGCCTCTCGCACGGGGCGCATGACAACCTGTGCCTGAACAACCTGCTGCGCAATGGATCCGAAGAGCAGGTAAGGAAATATGTGCCGGGTCTTTGCTCGGGCGACCTGGTTGGCGCTCTGGGCCTGACCGAACCGGGCGCGGGGTCCGATGCGCTTGGGTCCATGGCAACCACCGCCCGCCGCGACGGCGATGACTACGTCATCAACGGCTCGAAGATCTACATCACCAACGGGCCGATTGCCGATGTGATCCTGCTTTATGCCAAAACCGACAAGTCGAAGGGCGCCAAGGGCATTTCCGCTTTCATCATCGAGACGGACAATCCCGGTTTCAAGGTGGCGCAAAAGCTTGACAAGATGGGATTCCGCGGCTCGCCAACAGGAGAACTGGTGTTTGAGGATTGCCGCGTACCCGCGTCCGCCATGGTTGGACAGGAAAACACCGGCGTTTCGGTGGTAATGAGCGGGCTGGATCTGGAGCGTGCCATGGTTGCCTCAGTCTGCGTTGGCATGGCCGAACGCGCGCTGGAACTTGGGCTGGAATACGCCAAGATTCGCGAACAGTTCGGCAAGCCGATTGCAAGTTTCCAGATGATGCAGTCGAAACTGGCCGAGATCTACACCGAGGTCGAAACCGCGCGTGCCTTCAGCTATCGGGCGCTGGCCGCCTGTACCGGGTTGCCGAAAGGGGCCGGTGGCCGCGGCGAAATCCACAAGCTGACTGCGGCGGCCTGTCTTTACGCAGGCGAGGCATTCAACAAGGCGGTGACCGAAGCCTGCCATATTCATGGTGGCTCTGGCTACATGCAGGACACCGAGATCAACCGGCTGTTCCGCGCCAACAAATTGTTGGAGATCGGCGCGGGAACAAGCGAAGTCCGCAAGATCATCATTGCCGAAGAACTTTTGCGCGCCTGA
- a CDS encoding acyl-CoA carboxylase subunit beta gives MRRIESLIDTNAADYKANYAAMSERLKEFHARQYAARFERPQRDFDRLERQNKLGVRERLKLLLDPGTPFLEFSTLAACREYDGAVPGAAVVTGIGIVQGREVAIHANDASVKGGAWYPHTVKKIVRLLDVALENRLPVIHICDSAGGFLPLQHGVFPDRYLGGRVFRNQVKLSQANIPQIAVVGGHCTAGGAYVPTLSDYNIIIEGTGAIFLGGPPLVKAATGEEVGVQELGGAVMHTSVSGTGDYRAATEQHAFSLAREIVGQWKRTPKTIIETAAYEEPYYDPKELYGIIPKDRKTQFDMREVLARIVDGSRFHEYQPDYGTTMVCGFAHIWGYKVGILANNGVLFNDSSLKAAHFMQLCNQNRTPLVFFQNITGYMVGREYEERGIAKDGAKMLMAQGGSVVPKFTVIANASYGAGNYGMCGRAWDARTLFMWPQAEIGVMGADQAANTMADVKIRQLQREGKELTEEEIAAIREPVLEKYKRDVEAYTSTSELWDDGILDPADTRNALGMSISASLNAPIDDPHYGIFRL, from the coding sequence ATGCGCAGGATCGAAAGTCTGATCGACACCAATGCCGCCGACTACAAGGCAAACTATGCTGCCATGTCCGAACGGCTGAAGGAATTTCACGCCCGCCAGTACGCGGCGCGCTTCGAACGCCCGCAACGCGACTTCGACCGCCTTGAGCGGCAGAACAAACTGGGCGTGCGCGAACGGCTAAAACTGTTGCTGGACCCCGGCACGCCGTTCCTGGAGTTTTCGACCCTCGCGGCCTGTCGTGAATATGACGGGGCGGTGCCCGGCGCCGCCGTGGTAACTGGAATCGGCATCGTGCAGGGCCGCGAGGTCGCCATTCATGCCAATGACGCCAGCGTAAAGGGCGGTGCCTGGTATCCGCATACCGTGAAAAAGATCGTGCGTCTTCTGGACGTCGCCTTGGAAAACCGACTGCCGGTCATTCATATCTGCGACAGCGCGGGCGGTTTCCTGCCGCTGCAGCACGGGGTGTTTCCCGACCGGTATCTGGGCGGGCGGGTGTTCCGCAACCAGGTCAAGCTGAGCCAGGCCAATATCCCGCAGATTGCTGTGGTCGGCGGACACTGCACGGCTGGCGGCGCCTATGTGCCGACGCTGAGCGACTACAACATCATCATCGAAGGCACGGGGGCGATTTTCCTTGGCGGTCCGCCGCTGGTCAAGGCGGCCACCGGCGAGGAGGTCGGCGTTCAGGAACTGGGCGGGGCGGTCATGCACACCTCGGTTTCGGGCACCGGCGACTATCGCGCCGCGACCGAACAACACGCCTTTTCACTGGCCCGCGAGATTGTCGGCCAGTGGAAGCGCACGCCGAAAACGATCATCGAAACCGCGGCCTATGAAGAGCCTTACTATGACCCCAAAGAACTCTACGGGATCATTCCAAAGGACCGGAAAACCCAGTTCGACATGCGCGAGGTTCTGGCCCGGATCGTGGACGGCTCACGCTTTCACGAATACCAGCCGGACTATGGCACCACGATGGTGTGCGGCTTTGCCCATATCTGGGGTTACAAGGTCGGCATCCTTGCCAACAACGGGGTGCTGTTCAACGACAGTTCGCTCAAGGCGGCGCATTTCATGCAGCTTTGCAATCAGAACCGTACGCCTCTGGTCTTCTTCCAGAACATCACCGGCTACATGGTCGGCCGCGAATACGAAGAACGCGGTATCGCCAAGGACGGCGCCAAGATGCTGATGGCGCAGGGCGGCTCGGTCGTGCCGAAGTTCACAGTGATCGCCAATGCGTCTTACGGGGCCGGCAACTACGGGATGTGCGGACGGGCCTGGGACGCGCGCACGCTCTTCATGTGGCCCCAGGCCGAGATCGGCGTGATGGGGGCGGATCAGGCCGCCAATACCATGGCGGACGTCAAGATCCGGCAGCTTCAGCGCGAAGGCAAAGAGCTGACCGAAGAAGAAATCGCCGCGATCCGCGAACCGGTGCTGGAAAAATACAAGCGCGATGTCGAGGCTTATACCTCGACCTCGGAATTGTGGGACGACGGCATCCTCGACCCGGCGGACACACGCAACGCGCTTGGCATGTCGATTTCTGCCTCGCTCAATGCACCGATCGACGATCCGCACTACGGGATCTTCCGTCTGTAA
- a CDS encoding acyclic terpene utilization AtuA family protein, which yields MCIGLLGDTPEAIGQLVSKGEIDYLVFDYLAEVTMSLMARARAKAPESGYAPDFVKALAPWLPDIKAKGIKVVANAGGVNPRGCSDALAKAAAEAGVDLSIGVVLGDDLLPRADEIRKSGQTEMFSGVAFPDDIWSMNAYLGARPIAAALDAGADIVITGRCADSAVALGPLMHEYGWGDNDWDKLSQGSLAGHLIECGPQGTGGNFTDWQDVPGWDNMGMPIVEVSEDGSFIMTKTPDTGGLVVPGSVGEQMLYEIGDPRAYLLPDVICDWSGVTLEQVGPDRVLVKGGRGLGRTDSYKVSATHADGWRAVSTLTLAAIDAPAKAERVAEAILTRCRRIFRDRNMGDFRQVSVEVLGAEAAYGANARARTREVVLKIGAVHDDRAALNIFAGEIAPMAISTAQGLTGFFAGRPKVQPVVRLFSFLQSKAETPVAVEVDGKDVAVSVATTPVHLDPPTAPPADSREPGPDAVKVRLVDLAWGRSGDKGDIANIGILARKPDYLPYIRSALSEEVVKDYFAHVCEGKVERFDLPGSHSLNFLLHESLGGGGIASVRIDPQGKGFAQMLLDIEIPVPADLAARDGLNAANPN from the coding sequence ATGTGCATCGGGCTTCTGGGCGATACGCCGGAAGCGATCGGTCAACTGGTCTCAAAGGGCGAGATCGACTATCTGGTGTTTGACTATCTGGCAGAGGTGACAATGTCGCTGATGGCGCGGGCCCGCGCCAAAGCGCCCGAGTCGGGCTATGCGCCGGATTTCGTCAAGGCGCTGGCACCCTGGTTACCGGATATCAAGGCAAAAGGGATCAAGGTCGTTGCCAATGCCGGGGGCGTGAACCCGCGTGGTTGCAGCGATGCGCTTGCCAAAGCCGCCGCCGAGGCCGGGGTCGATCTGTCCATCGGAGTCGTGCTGGGCGATGACCTGTTGCCTAGGGCCGATGAAATTCGCAAAAGCGGTCAGACGGAAATGTTCTCGGGTGTCGCATTTCCAGATGATATCTGGAGCATGAATGCCTATCTGGGTGCCCGCCCCATCGCTGCCGCGCTGGATGCCGGGGCCGACATCGTGATCACCGGACGCTGCGCCGACAGCGCGGTCGCGCTTGGTCCCCTGATGCATGAATACGGCTGGGGCGACAATGACTGGGACAAGCTCAGCCAGGGATCGCTGGCCGGCCACCTGATCGAATGCGGCCCCCAGGGAACCGGCGGCAACTTCACCGACTGGCAGGACGTGCCGGGTTGGGACAATATGGGCATGCCCATCGTCGAGGTGTCCGAAGACGGCAGTTTCATCATGACCAAGACGCCTGACACCGGCGGGCTGGTCGTGCCCGGGTCAGTCGGAGAGCAGATGCTCTATGAAATCGGGGACCCGCGCGCCTACCTGTTGCCCGACGTGATCTGCGACTGGTCCGGGGTCACCCTGGAACAGGTTGGACCCGACCGGGTGCTGGTCAAGGGCGGCAGGGGGCTTGGGCGCACCGACAGCTACAAGGTGTCGGCGACCCATGCCGATGGCTGGCGCGCGGTCTCTACCCTGACACTGGCCGCGATTGACGCACCCGCCAAGGCCGAACGTGTGGCCGAGGCGATCCTGACCCGCTGTCGCCGGATTTTCCGCGACCGCAACATGGGCGATTTCCGGCAGGTCAGCGTCGAGGTGCTGGGGGCCGAGGCGGCCTATGGGGCAAATGCGCGCGCCCGGACCCGCGAGGTGGTGCTCAAGATCGGCGCGGTCCATGACGATCGCGCCGCGCTGAACATCTTTGCCGGCGAAATCGCACCGATGGCGATTTCGACCGCGCAGGGTCTGACCGGGTTCTTCGCCGGACGGCCCAAGGTGCAGCCGGTGGTCCGTCTGTTCTCCTTCCTTCAGAGCAAGGCCGAGACCCCCGTCGCGGTCGAGGTCGACGGCAAGGATGTGGCCGTGAGCGTGGCCACCACGCCAGTCCACCTTGATCCGCCTACCGCACCGCCCGCAGATAGCCGCGAGCCCGGTCCGGACGCTGTCAAGGTCCGCCTCGTCGATCTGGCCTGGGGCCGCTCGGGCGACAAGGGGGACATCGCCAATATCGGCATCCTCGCGCGCAAGCCGGACTACCTGCCATATATCCGCTCGGCTCTCAGCGAAGAGGTGGTGAAAGACTATTTCGCCCATGTCTGCGAAGGCAAGGTCGAACGGTTCGACCTGCCCGGAAGCCATTCGCTGAATTTCCTGCTGCATGAATCGCTGGGCGGGGGGGGCATCGCTTCGGTCCGCATCGATCCGCAAGGCAAAGGGTTCGCGCAGATGCTGCTTGATATCGAAATTCCCGTGCCGGCCGACCTGGCCGCGCGTGACGGGCTGAACGCCGCGAACCCGAACTAA